The Luteibacter flocculans genomic interval GCGTGGCGGACGGTCGCCTCCCAGTCCACGAGGTCGAACATCGGGAACGCCTCGAACACGACATGGGCCGCCTCCGGGTCGAAGCCGATATTGAATTCCGCGGGAACCTTGCCCGTGTTGCCATGGCCGGTAACCGCGCCGCCCATGACCACGAGACGCTTCACCCGGGACGGGAAGGTAGGGTCGAGACGAACCGCCAGGGCGAGATTGGTGAGCGGCCCCAGAGCCACGAGCGTCAGCTCACCCGGACGCTCGCGGGTAAGCCGCAGCAGGGCCAGGGCAGCGTGCTCCGCCTCGGCGGGATGCGCCGGCTCGGCGAAACCGACATCGCCGAATCCGTCGGCGCCATGCACGAACGCCGCGTCCTCGTCGGGCGCGCGGACCAACGGGCTCGGGCAGCCCGGATGAACCGGCGTGGCAGCCCCGAGCAGATCGACCAGGGTGCGCGCGTTGCGCACCGTGTGCGCCAGCCCGACATTGCCTGCGGCCACGGTCAGGGCCGCGACGTCGGCGTGCTGGTGCGCCATCAGGATCGCCAGCGCGTCGTCCACGCCGGGGTCGGTGTCGATCAGCAACAAGGGTCGGGTCATCGG includes:
- a CDS encoding nucleoside hydrolase, producing the protein MTRPLLLIDTDPGVDDALAILMAHQHADVAALTVAAGNVGLAHTVRNARTLVDLLGAATPVHPGCPSPLVRAPDEDAAFVHGADGFGDVGFAEPAHPAEAEHAALALLRLTRERPGELTLVALGPLTNLALAVRLDPTFPSRVKRLVVMGGAVTGHGNTGKVPAEFNIGFDPEAAHVVFEAFPMFDLVDWEATVRHAFPDEIYDGWIASGDTRAVFFEKIFGTARRFNAEHERTGFIAADALAMAVALDPSIVIRDEVRHVAIELDGRLTRGATVVDWHRRLGGKANARIVLDVDAQRFAQLIAGALGVG